One part of the Candidatus Limnocylindrales bacterium genome encodes these proteins:
- a CDS encoding lasso peptide biosynthesis B2 protein: MKRLYRFLSLPSRDRHLLIKAALLLGVIRLGLWLLAFQTLQGLLLRIRWKSARLREADPLSLERIAWAIRVAGRYVPGVTCLIQALAAQVLLEQEGHPACLRIGVAKDKNGRLQAHAWTESGGKVVVGGGNLSSYTLLSTPAGKKL; this comes from the coding sequence ATGAAACGGTTGTATAGGTTCTTGTCCCTTCCCTCTCGGGATCGACATCTCCTGATTAAAGCTGCGCTTCTGCTTGGGGTAATCCGGTTAGGGTTATGGTTGCTGGCCTTTCAAACCCTGCAAGGTCTTCTTCTGAGAATACGATGGAAGTCCGCAAGGTTACGAGAAGCCGATCCTTTATCCCTTGAGCGGATTGCCTGGGCCATCCGGGTGGCCGGTCGGTATGTACCTGGAGTGACCTGTCTGATTCAGGCTCTGGCCGCTCAGGTACTCCTTGAGCAGGAAGGTCATCCTGCTTGCCTTCGCATCGGTGTTGCCAAAGACAAAAATGGGCGATTGCAGGCCCATGCCTGGACTGAGAGTGGGGGTAAGGTCGTGGTAGGTGGCGGAAATCTGTCCTCCTATACGCTGT